The following proteins come from a genomic window of Takifugu rubripes chromosome 11, fTakRub1.2, whole genome shotgun sequence:
- the LOC115251492 gene encoding dynein assembly factor 1, axonemal-like, protein MSQEMVPNHQSECRRPTTVSQGEDAFGKDETQEDKPIMTNSPETEHNNQRSKMTKKFLRDHCKQLNLYLCPRLNDTLYLHFNDFSTIENLEEYTGLKCLWLENNRFKFIENLDSLTELRCLYLQGNRIRKLDNLSSLKSLHTLNVSNNYIYTIEHISCLPELNTFQIAHNKLKTVGDIQHLSQCLAISVLDLSYNLLYDPEILTVLQAVPNLKVLNLIGNEVVKNIPNYRKTVIVQLQNLTFLDERPVFPEERACAEAWAAGGFEGEQKERQEWETRERRSLESSLAGMAMIRKKAQERRLQMEGKGAGQEFNFSETTFEENDTHNSSSLRGKMMQPFDSQNFSEDLLDGQLSQGQEGHSFQIETLENVDQNKVEINLKVGETLPQDGIVQNLKVLETETSEDTQEPIQKEDVATSHLPFVCPRPLEVVKAAAAHGPEQEDEGQLEMFNLPQLSSISTDDLPDLEDDDESTLAFSTDQSSKIEIIMYPDDEGTY, encoded by the exons ATGAGTCAAGAAATGGTACCAAATCATCAGTCTGAATGTAGACGTCCCACAACGGTTTCACAAGGGGAGGATGCCTTCGGAAAAGATGAAACTCAAGAAGACAAGCCCATAATGACAAACAGCCCAGAAACAGAACACAATAACCAAAGgtcaaaaatgacaaaaaaattcCTGAGAGATCACTGTAAGCAGCTCAACCTTTACTTATGTCCTAGGTTGAATGACACTTTATACTTGCATTTTAATGACTTCTCAACCATTGAGAACTTGGAAGAGTACACAGGACTGAAGTGTCTCTGGTTGGAAAACAACAGGTTTAAGTTCATTGAAAACCTGGACAGCCTAACTGAGCTCCGCTGTTTGTACCTTCAGGGAAACCGCATTCGCAAATTGGACAACCTTTCCTCTTTAAAGTCTCTCCACACCTTGAATGTCTCAAATAACTACATATATACTATAGAGCACATCTCCTGTCTTCCTGAGCTGAACACCTTTCAGATTGCTCACAATAAGTTAAAGACTGTGGGTGATATACAGCATCTGAGTCAGTGTCTGGCGATCAGCGTACTGGACCTGTCCTACAATCTTCTATATGATCCAGAGATCCTCACTGTTCTTCAGGCCGTGCCAAATCTTAAGGTGCTAAATCTAATAGGAAATGAGGTGGTGAAAAACATCCCAAACTACAGAAAGACCGTGATTGTGCAACTTCAAAATCTGACCTTTCTTGACGAACGGCCTGTGTTCCCTGAAGAGAGGGCATGTGCAGAGGCATGGGCAGCGGGAGGGTTTGAGGgggagcagaaagagaggcAGGAATGGGAAACAAGAGAAAGACGATCACTTGAAAGCTCCTTGGCAGGTATGGCGATGATTCGTAAAAAAGCCCAGGAAAGAAGACTCCAGATGGAAGGGAAAG GAGCAGGTCAAGAATTCAACTTTTCAGAGAcaacatttgaagaaaatgacACCCACAACTCGTCGTCCTTGAGGGGAAAGATGATGCAGCCTTTTGACAGCCAGAACTTCTCTGAAGATTTATTGGATGGTCAGTTATCTCAGGGGCAAGAAGGGCACAGCTTTCAGATTGAAACCTTGGAGAACGTGGACCAGAACAAAGTTGAGATCAATTTGAAAGTAGGGGAGACCTTGCCACAAGATGGAATTGTGCAAAATCTGAAGGTGCTTGAGACAGAAACATCAGAAGATACTCAAGAACCAATCCAGAAAGAAGACGTAGCTACCAGCCATCTACCTTTTGTTTGCCCTCGTCCTCTTGAAGTAgtaaaggctgcagcagcacacggACCAGAGCAAGAGGATGAAGGACAGCTGGAAATGTTCAACCTTCCACAATTAAGCTCAATATCTACTGATGACTTGCCTGATCTTGAGGACGATGACGAGTCTACACTGGCTTTCTCCACCGACCAATCTTCcaaaatagaaataattatGTATCCAGATGATGAGGGAACCTACTAA
- the LOC101069246 gene encoding dynein assembly factor 1, axonemal-like codes for MVADNQSQCGRAETDLKGEDATGKDETQEGKPIMIHITEKERKENYLGPRMTKEFLRDHCKQHKLYLSPWLNDTLYLHFKGFTTIENLDEYTGLKCLWLENNGLQCIENLDSLTELRCLFLQQNRIRKLDNLSPLKSLHILNVSNNYIHTVEHISCLPELNTFQIAHNRLKTVGDIQHLSQCLAISILDLSYNLLYDPEILTVLQAVPNLKVLNLIGNEVVKNIPNYRKTVIAQLQNLTFLDERPVFPKERACAEAWAAGGFEGEQKERQEWETRERRSLGNSLAGMAMIRKKAQERRLQMEGKGACQEFNFSETTFEENDTHISSSLRGKMMQPFDSQNFSEDLLDGQLSQGQEGHSSQIETLENVDQNKVEINLKVGETLPQDGIVQNLKVLETETSEDTQEPIQKEEVATSHLPFVCPRPLEVVKAAAAHGPEQEDEEQLEMFNIPQLSSISTDDLPDLEDDDESTLAFSTDRSSKIEIIMYPDDEGTY; via the exons ATGAAACTCAGGAAGGCAAGCCCATAATGATACAcatcacagaaaaagaaagaaaagaaaattaccTAGGACCACGAATGACTAAGGAATTCCTGCGAGATCACTGTAAGCAGCACAAACTTTACCTATCTCCATGGTTGAATGACACTTTATACTTGCATTTCAAAGGTTTCACCACCATTGAGAACTTAGACGAGTACACAGGACTGAAGTGTCTCTGGTTGGAAAACAACGGGCTTCAATGCATTGAAAACCTGGACAGCCTAACTGAGCTCCGCTGTCTGTTCCTTCAACAGAACCGCATTCGCAAATTGGACAACCTTTCCCCTTTAAAGTCTCTCCACATCTTGAATGTCTCAAATAACTACATACATACTGTCGAGCACATCTCCTGTCTTCCTGAGCTGAACACCTTTCAGATTGCTCACAATAGGTTGAAGACTGTGGGTGACATACAGCATCTGAGTCAGTGTCTGGCGATCAGCATACTGGACCTGTCCTACAATCTTCTATATGATCCAGAGATCCTCACTGTTCTTCAGGCCGTGCCAAATCTTAAGGTGCTAAATCTAATAGGAAATGAGGTGGTGAAAAACATCCCAAACTACAGAAAGACTGTGATTGCGCAACTTCAAAATCTGACCTTTCTTGACGAACGGCCTGTGTTCCCTAAAGAGAGGGCATGTGCAGAGGCATGGGCAGCGGGAGGGTTTGAGGgggagcagaaagagaggcAGGAATGGGAAACAAGAGAAAGACGATCACTTGGAAACTCCTTGGCAGGTATGGCGATGATTCGTAAAAAAGCCCAGGAAAGAAGACTCCAGATGGAAGGGAAAG GAGCATGTCAAGAATTCAACTTTTCAGAGAcaacatttgaagaaaatgacACCCACATCTCGTCGTCCTTGAGGGGAAAGATGATGCAGCCTTTTGACAGCCAGAACTTCTCTGAAGATTTATTGGATGGTCAGTTATCTCAGGGGCAAGAAGGGCACAGCTCTCAGATTGAAACCTTGGAGAACGTGGACCAGAACAAAGTTGAGATCAATTTGAAAGTAGGGGAGACCTTGCCACAAGATGGAATTGTGCAAAATCTGAAGGTGCTTGAGACAGAAACATCAGAAGATACTCAAGAACCAATCCAGAAAGAAGAGGTAGCTACCAGCCATCTACCTTTTGTTTGCCCTCGTCCTCTTGAAGTAgtaaaggctgcagcagcacacggACCAGAGCAAGAGGATGAAGAACAGCTGGAAATGTTCAACATTCCACAATTAAGCTCAATATCTACTGATGACTTGCCTGATCTTGAGGACGATGACGAGTCTACACTGGCTTTCTCCACCGACCGGTCTTCcaaaatagaaataattatGTATCCAGATGATGAGGGAACCTACTAA